GGCAAGGGTTTGATACCTGTGGTCTCCCCTCCTTATCCAAAATGCAAACCTGGTGGAACGCCAGTCCATACAGCTTCTTTGGGTTGTACTTAGGCGGGATCCACTTTCCATCCTTCTGCTCAAAAGCAGACGCAGCCTGGGTGTCATCAGCGCATACCCAGGGTTGGAGTTTCATCCCAACCTGGGTGGGACCTCAAGCGCCTTGTTCAGGCTATAAACATGTAATGAATGCAGATCCGGCTATCGCATATCAGGAAGGCCGCCATGAAGCGGATGCTGCCTCAGCTGCCGCAGCAGCAGTAGGCCTTACCAATTATGGTTTAGGTGGCACGGTGATTTATTATGATATGGAAACCTTCGGTGGTGCCAGTCTGGCGTGTCGCCAGGCGGCAGCAGCCTTTATGAATGGCTGGACTGAACGCCTGGGCGAGCTGGGCAACCTGGCCGGTGGCTACGGGGCACGCAACTCGTATGTAGCAGATTGGGCGTCCATCGAGCATATCCCCGGGAATGTTTGGGCAGCTTCCTGGTACGCCGACGGATATGACCCTTATGCTTCTGTCAACGGCATCACCTGGCTGGTAGGTTTATGGACCAACCACCAGCGTATTCGCCAGTATGCTGGAGACGTCAGCAATACGTGGGGAGGGGTATCCCTGGCAATCGATATCAATGTTGCCGATGGTATGATCGCTATGCCGGCTGTTAAATCCCTGGCCAATCCGGGTGAGATTGCCTCGCAGAATATCAAGGACACAGGCTGGCTATCAGCTGAACAAGGTTGGTTGGTCGTAAACGACCACCTGTATATTACGAATAATCGTGGCGCCGATTGGGAAGATATCACCCCCGCAGCTGTCCAACTGGCATCACTCTTACCCTCCGGTGAAGCCTGGTCGCTTTCGACAGCCAGTGAAGCTGTATATAAGCTCTACCATTCTGCTGATTGGGGCAAGACCTGGCATAACCTCGACCTCCCTCTTCAACAAGGCGACTGGCAGGCTCTGCAGCTTCAATTCAATTCATCATCTAATGGATGGATCGTGTTTACAAAAGTGACCAGTCAGATTTTTAGCGACGGCATCCTGATGAAAACCACTGATGGAGGGCTCACCTGGCAGTCGTTTGCCTTGCCAGCAGGTGAAAAGGTGACCTTCAATACTCCCAACGACGGTTGGCTTCAGGATGAACGCAATGGCTTGCTCTACAATACAGTGGATGGGGGTGTCAGCTGGAACAGTGAAGTTCCTTCGGTAATCCACTCTCGGCCAACGACTTATCCCTCAGGGGCGATGACTTCAGGTTGGCGGGACGACGAGCTCGGTTGGTCAGTCACCTCTGTTGGCTCCTGCGCAGGAACAAAAATCACCTCAGGCTTTACTTGCCAGCTGGACAATTCGCTTTGGCAAACACTGGATGGTGGCCAGAACTGGATAAAAGTGCCTATTCCCACTGGAAGTTCGCTTTACCGTTAATCATCCTCCAAAACCAAGTCATTTAGTGGTATAAGCACTGATATCCCTCGCATTGGAATGTGTTTTATGACCTTGCGTTCCTACATTCAAAGTCTGGAAGATTCTGGTGAGTTGCAAAATCTCAGCAGCCCGGTTTCTAAAACCTATGAAATGGCTGGTGTCCTAAAGCAGCTGGAGCCATGCCCGGTACGATTTGAAAAAGTCAAAGAAAGTACTTTTCGGGTGATGGGCAACCTGCTGTGCACAAAAGCTGCGCTTGCCCGCTATCTGGGTATCGATGTAAAGGAAATCATCCCCACTCTGGCAGATGCAATTGGGCATCACTCCCCGTGTCCGGTAGTAAATGAGGCTCCCTGCCAGGAGGTGGTGACCGATCAACCAGACCTTGATCTCTTGCCGATCTTACGCCACTGCGCAATGGATGGCGGTAACTATATCAGCTCAGGTGTGTTCATTGCCCGGCACCCGCGTTATGGTCAGAATCTTGACTTCCACCGCTGCATGCAGATCTCCAAGACCCAGATGGCTATCCGCGTGGTCCGCGGTCGTCATTTTCACCAATATTTGGAGGAAACGGGAGCACTGGATGTAGCTGTCTGTGTTGGTGTCTCACCCGAGTTGCTGATAGCAGCTGCGACGTCGGTTGAGTTGGGAGTGGATGAGTTGGAAATCGCCAATGCATTATCTTCTCGATGCTTACATGAACCACTCAACCTTGTGCATGCCAAATCGATCGACCTGCTCGTCCCTACTGAAGTCGAATTCGTTCTAGAAGGCACAGTATATAACGACCGCCGGCACACCGAGGGGCCATTCGTTGACCTTACCGAGACCTACGATATCGTCCGTGACGAGCCGATCTTTGAGGTCAAAACGATTACCCACCGTAAAGACGCCTTTTGGCATGCCCTGCTACCTGGTGCTCTTGAGCATAAACTGCTGATGGGCATGCCACGCGAGCCAACCATTTTCAAAAAAGTGAATGAAGTGGTCAAGTGCCTGGATGTGAACGTCAACCCAGGGGGTTGTTCCTGGCTGCATGCCATCATCCAGATCGACAAGCATGCTGAAGATGATGGCAAAAAGGCTATTCAGGCAGCTTTTGCAGGTCATCGCTCGTGTAAGCATGTGTTTGTGGTCGATAAGGATATCGACATCTACAACCCGCAGGAAGTGGAATGGGCCTTTGCCACTCGCTTCCAGGGTGACACCGACCTGATCATCCTACCCAGAGAACCAGGCTCAAGTCTGGATCCATCCAGTGAAGTCACCCCGGTTGGTAAACACCTCACCACCAAGCTTGGCTTTGATCTCACTAAACCACTCACCACCCAGGGTAAAGATTTCGAGAAAGCACTCTTCCCCGTGGTTGATATGGCAAAATATCTCAAGTAATCTTCGGCATACGATGAATGGTGGGTGTGAGGAATTGATCTCCTCAAAAAGGGAAATATGCAGCTAACGCTTGAAGAAACGCAGATGCTCGACGGCAAGCATGGCAAGGCAGTGCAAAAAGCCATGCAAATTCTGGTGGCGCTCGGGAACATATACGGCGCGGAGCGCATGATCCCCATCACCTCAGTGCAGGTAGCTGGGGTAAGCTACGACAACCTGGGTGAGGCTGGCTTGCAGTTCCTTTCAGGGTTGGCGGATGGTGGTGGTAAAGCCCGCATCCCGACCACCCTCAACCCGGCAGGCATGGACATTGAGAATTGGCCTGCCCTTGGGATTCCAGCTGAATTTGCCGAACGACAGTTGCGTGTAATTGAGGCCTTTTCTCGAATGGAGATAGCAACTACCTGTACTTGCACGCCCTATCTCATCGGTAACCTGCCCTGCCTCGGAGATCATCTGGCCTGGTCTGAATCCTCAGCCGTTTGCTATGCCAACTCCGTGCTCGGGGCTCGCACCAACCGGGAAGGCGGTCCATCTGCCCTGGCGGCAGCCCTTACCGGCCGCACACCCGAGTACGGGCTGCACCTCGATATTAACCGTCAGCCTGAACTTTGCTTTGAGGTGGATGCCCAATTACGGGAGAATAGTGATTTTGGGGCATTGGGTAAAGTCATCGGCGACAAAATCCAGGCACTGCGGCAGGTGCCGTTTATCAAGGGTGTGCCATCTGCCACCCTCGAAAACCTAAAATCCTTCTGTGCCAGCCTGGCCACTTATGGAGGTTCAGCCATCTTCCATATAGCAGGCATCACGCCTGAAGCAGGCCTGTACAAGCCTTCCCAAAACACCCTCAGGATTATCCAAACTGACCTGGATAATGCCAGGGATATGCTCAATGATGCCGATCAGCAGGATGTTGACTTCATCAGCCTGGGCTGCCCACATCTTAGTCTGGGCGAGGTCGCCCGCATTGCTCAGCTCCTCGACGGTCGGCTGGTGAGAAAGGAATTCTGGATCACCACCGCCCGCCCGATTAAACAACAGGCGGATCAGCTAGGTTATACAAATATTATTGAAGCAACTGGAGCCAGGTTTGCCACCGATACCTGTTGTGTGGTCGCTCCCATCCGTGAGCGCTTCAAGGTAATGGCCACTGACAGTGCCAAAGCCTGCTACTATGCTTCTGCTAAGAACAGGTTCAAAACAGTGTTCTTACCCTTTGATGAAGTAGTCAGGTTGGCACTGAAATGAGCTATCATGGCCGTAGTATTTATAATGGCAAAGCAAGAGGCCGTCTCTTGGTCTCCTCCCAGGCTATCTCGTTCTTCGGCGGTGTTGACCCTGAGACTGGGGTGGTGGTTGAGCGCGGCCATGACCTGGAAGGGCAATGCATCTCCGGTAGGGTTTTGGTTTTCCCCACTGGTAAGGGATCTACAGTTGGCTCTTATACCTTATACCGACTGAAACATAATGGCCATGCCCCGATCGCCATCTTGAACGCGGAATGCGAAACCATCACAGCAGTAGGCTGCATTATTGCTGAAATTGCCTGCGTTGACCAGCTATCGATCCATGAGCTCAAGACCGGCTGGATGGTTTCTATTGATGAAGGCTTGATCGTAATTGAACAAGAATCAGGGTACTCTCTGGAGGAGCAAGCTCATGAAGAATAGATCCTTATTAATGATCCCAGGCCCAGTGGAATTTGAACCTGCTGTCTTGGCGGCTATGGGCGAGCCTACCACAAGTCATCTGGCTGTTGATTTTATCGAAGCGTTCAGCCAGGTACTGCAAGACTTGCGCCGCGTATTCGAAAGCCCGTCTGGGCAACCATTACTATTAGCTGGCTCAGGCACTCTAGCCATGGACTGTGCCGGCGCTAACCTGATCGAGCCAGGGGATAAGGCACTGGTTGTGGACACAGGTTATTTCTCTGAGCGCTTTGCCCTTATCCTGCAGCGTTATGGGGCTCAGGTGCAGCGAGTCACTGCTCCTCCTGGAAGCCGCCCAAGCCTCGAGCAAGTCAAATCCACCCTTGATGCCGATGCCTACAAGCTGCTGACCATCACGCATGTAGATACCTCCACCGCGGTGATTACCGAAGTAGAGCAGTTGGCCAGGCTGGGGAAGCAGTACGGCTGCCTGGTCGTCGTTGATGGTGTGTGCTCAGTGGCTGGTGAAGTGCTGATGATGGACAAATGGGGTGTGGACCTGGCTCTGACTGCTTCGCAAAAGGCACTCGGCGTTCCGCCCGGCCTGGCAATATTGATGATTGGCACACAGGCCCTGGAGAGATTCCAAAAACGCTCAACCCCCGTGTTGAATTACTATGCCGATTGGGCCAATTGGCTACCCATCATGCAAGCCTATGAAGCCCGTAAGCCCAGTTATTTTGGCACTCCGCCCGTAAATCTGATAGTTGCCATGCAGGTCAGCTTGAAGCAAATTTTAGCTGAGGGGATGTCCAGGCGATCCACCCGGCATATCGCCATCAGCCATGCCTGTAAGGCTGGCATCCAGGCACTTGGCTTGACTCAGGTGCCTCTCCAACCGGAATTTGCCGCCCATACCCTCACTGCTCCACGCTACCCGATCGGAGTTAATGGACAGGAATTCCTGGCCAAGGTGCTGGCGGCTGGGGTCACTCTTGCCGGTGGACTGCTGCCGAGCATCCGCAGTGAGTATTTCCGCATCGGGCATATGGGTGCGGTCACACTAGGCGATGTGTTAGCCACCATCAGCGCTATTGAAACCGCTCTGGAGGGTTCAGGTTATAAGTTCACCCCCGGCATAGGGATCGAAGCTGCCCGAAGTTCAGGGAAGATACTCTCCAGCTGATTTAGTTAGCTAGCCTGTCTACCACTAAATTTGAGTTTATTTTTCTCGCCAACCGGCTGCGGGACATTTGACTGCTCAACTGCACCTCGCGAAGTAACCTGCATCTTCTCGGGTTATATGAATTTTAACCAATCACTCATTGGGTTATAACTGCTTCTTTGACAGGAAATACTCCTTCATCGGCTCAAAATACGATTCCACCCAGCCTTCTTCATACTGTTTTCCATGAGGTGGCAGGCCAGTGTGCCGCAGGGTGAGCCTGGTCTGGTCACCTTCCTCAACCAAGGTAATCTCAATGCGAGAATCAGGCTCATCGGGACTAAACTCAGTGGTTCGCCATAATTGTACAATGTGCTTCCCAGGAAGAAGCTCCAGCGTCTTCCCGTGGATATAACCATCCCAGGCATCGAACTCACCACCCACGTTGGATGCGACAGTTGCCGGGCTGCCCGTCATGGCTGAGTGGCCATCCGAACTCAACCAGGCATGATAGATTTCCATTGATGTAGCAGGGAGTAATGCAGATACGGTAAACTCTATTGTCATCGTTCACCTATAAAAAACCCGGAAGCGTAATGCTTCCGGGCAATTGGTTATTTTGTGATTTTTTCCTTTACGGCGGCTTCGACCTTCTTCTCGTCAAAGCCCACCAGGATGGTGCCTTCAATATCAAAGCTTGGGGTTGTGCGGGTGCCGTTCGCCCACTTTTTTACCTGGTCAGCAGCACCGGGGGTGACGTCAATATCCACCTCGGTATACTCCACGTTGTTCGCCTGGAACCAGGCACGAGCCCGGCGGCAACCAGGACACCAGCGCGTACAGTACATCACCACACCCCCGTGAGGCAAACGGATCTCATCTGGATTTATCGGAGGAGGTGCCGGACTGCGTAAAGCAGCTTCAGGGTCTATACGGCGCAGCACTTCCAGCACGACATCATTGTCGGGCTGATGGTCAATATCATGGATATCGATGTAGCGGATATATCCACGCTTATCAATGACGAAAATCGCTCGCTCGGTATAACCATCCGGCTCGCGGAACACCCCATACAGTTTTGCCACCCTGCCGTGCGGCCAGAAATCACTCATTAATGGGTAGTTTATGCCACCCAGAGATTCCGCCCAAGCTTTCAGGCAGGGAACATGATCAACACTTAGGCCCAGAACCTGGGCATCCAATCCCTCGAACTTGGCTTTATCAGCCTCATACGATGGGATTTGGCCCGTTCAGATGGGCGTCCAGGCCAAAGGAAAGAACACCAGAACCACATTCTTGCCGAGGTAATCACTCAGCTTGACGTCCTTATCCAAATGAGATGGTAAAGAAAAATCAGGCGCTGCCTGACCGACGTATAGTTTCATATTTGCCTCCTTTCTGGTGTGCTATTTTACACCAACTTTAATGAAAAATGGGCAGCTCTGACTGCCCATTCTGCAAAAACCGATTAACGTTACTTAATGTCACGTGCAAAGAAAGGCCCTCCAAACAAAGGCGCAAATACACAAAAATTAAACAAACCTGCTACCAGGGGCACCAAACCGATGACTGCCAATATGATCCCTCCAGTACCGTGAATCACAGCCAGACCGATAATGATCAGGGCAATCCCTGCCACGATGCGCAACAAACGACCAACCAACGAAGACATAAAGCGTGCGAAACCCATTTTTTCTCCTTTTTACACCCAAATAAATAGTTTATTCAATGCTAGCGAAGTTGTTCATACATTTAGATAAACATGGGAGAAAAAAGTTACATCTCGCGCATGCGAAAAAACCTGGGTGATCAAATCGTCTTCCTGCACACCGAACGGTTGCATGATGGCAGCAGCAGCCCGCAGCAGAAGCACCTTGTAACGTTCCTGGTCTACCGTGCGTACATCAGGAGGCTGAGGCAGGTCCCAGGCATGCACGCCCGGCTCACCCATGGTGTATACGAAGCGTACGCGCTGCCCGGGGCGCAAGTCCTTCCCAATAGCTGCCAGCTGAGCCGCCGCCCGGGCTGCGGGCGAGGGAGTGCGGTATTCAGAAAGCTCGCGGCTCAACGTCAGAGAAACCAGCAGGTCTTCAACCGGCACCTTGCCGGTACGCAGGCGGGTGAGGGCCCTGCGGATCAGGCTCAGGATTTTCGGCAGGTATGCAGAGCGGTCATCTACATTAGGTATATGCACCAGGGTATCGAGGATCTGCATTTGCACATCCGATACCCAGGTAGGAGTGTCATGGCGCCGCACTTCAATGCCACGCATTTTCAACGAGCCATCCTGGAAAACACCAAAGTATCGGTTGGGCACCGGCACGCGCTCATCCAGGCGCGACGGCAGGAAAGCCACCCAGCGGTAAATACCATCCAGGGCGATCGGCAGGCCGGTACGGTTGGTGATTTCATCCAGAAGGGGCTGGAAGTCTGGCACTTTGGCACAGCCCTTCTTCTTCACCCACAGGCCGTCCACATACATGTGCAGCACAACAAAGCCCAGGTCTTCAGCAGCCTCCTTGGCACGCAGCAGCATCTCGCGCCCATAGGCGGTTACCGCCTCATGTGCCTCGATGCGCCCAAAACGGGCATTCTTATAACCCAGGTAGCCAAAGCATGTCACCAGCAGCCATTTATGAGCCGTGGCCTGGGCCTGGTAGGTGGTGCGACGCGGGTCCCAGGCAGGCAGCTCAGCCAGGCGCAGCTTGAGCTCCAGGCGCTTATCCAGGAGCGGCGCCAGCGTTTGGGGGATCAGTCCAGAGTTCTCCTGGTCTATCCACAAGCCAAGCTCCGAAACGCGTTCCAGGCGGGCATATTGGTCGCGGCCAACAGTATTGGGGTCCGCCACCGTCTCAGGGGAGATATTGAAGTGGCGCATGATGCTGGGGTACATCGAGATGAAGTCCACCTCCCCCACGTCGCGGTGCAGGCCGATCAGCGGTTGGTAGACTAACCCCCCTTGGTCCGCCTGCATCATCTCGATGGCACTCTTGGGGCGCTCGGCCTGCTGCTTATGCCAGGGCACCATGATGCCCAGGCGCAGGGCGGTCACCATTTGCATGGCAGAGATACCGCTGCCCGGGGAAACGCGTGCCACCACCTGCCCTGCCAGAGCAGTAACGCGCGCCAGCTCATACACTCCTTCCAGACCGTATTCGTGGAACAGCATGGCATTGCAGCCATCGATATGCCAGCGTCCGAACAGGTGCACCTGTTTACCCCGGTAGATCACCCTCCCATATGCCATATAGCTGCGTTCCTCCTTGCGGGTCACCTCCCTGCCGGGCTCACGGTTCAGGGGCAACGGGATATGCCACTGCTCCGACAGGTCAATCAGGTACGGGAGCAGCCATGTGTCGCCCCAGGCAGTCATCAGGATGTCAGGATCCTGGCGCTCCAGGATGGCGCGCAGATTGACCAGCAAGGACCGCGGACGTTGCAGGCTGAAGCGGTAGGAAGCACTCAGCGACCGTACGTACAGATTTCTGGGAATAGCATGAGCCGGGTCAATATCTGGCTCAATTGCCATCAGGCGTAGAGGTGGGGCAGGTGGGTCCAGCTCCCAGGGCGTATCCAACGTCTGGATGGTTTGCACCTTCCCGTTCTCGTCCACCTCCACCCGGCAATGCACCAGCGGGAAGGTATTGTAGAGAGCAGCATGGCGCGTGGTGAGGGGCAGGTCAGCATCGTAATAAGGCAGCTCGGGGAATTCACGCGCCACCCGGTTGAACAGGTAGGGTTGGGTTGCCGTATCAGGCACAGTGGCTTCTAGCACCTGCACCGGCTGCGGCGAGAAGATATCGCGCCGCTCGCTGCGCTTCAGCCTCACCTTCTCAGGCTGGGCCTTCAGAAAGCGCCACAGCTGGCGCAGGCGGGCCGGCTCACCAGCCGCGTAAAAGGTGATGGGAAAATCTTGGGTCAAGCGGTAGCGCTGTCCGTCCTCGCCGATCAGCCAGAGCACAAGCCCGGGTTGCGTATCGGCAAACAGGTCCAGCAGCCAGCCGGTCAGCTCAGCCATGGAAGTTCATCAGCGTCGGCCCCGCCTCAGGGGGGTCGGGTGCCGCGGCAGGAGGTTCTGGCTTCGCCGGACCATGCGGCACGCCAGCTGGTTCCTCTCCACCCGAGGCGGGAAGTGAGGTAGAGCTTTCGGCCTCCACCTGGGCAGTGAGGGCATCCAGGTAGGCCGTGGAATCACCCTGCTCCAGTTGCTCCAGGGCAGCCGCCTCTGCCGGGTTAAGCAGGTAGCGCATGCGCAGCACCAGCTTGTGCTCCTCCAGCAGCATGGCAAGCAGGAAAGTCTCGAAAGGCAGGGCATGCGAGGCATACGCCGCGGCCGCCAGGTGCTTGTGGGCAGCGGCAAACAAGTCATCCAGGGCTTTTTGGTCACTGCGGCGCAGGGCGCGCCGGAAACGCAGGAAAGATTCCTGCTCCTTCAGAAAAACTTGCGTTACAGATGGAAGTGTGCGTCCCATAAGAAAACCTCCTTAAAACAAACGCAATGGCTCGACAGGCTGCGGTTCCTCGTAGCTCCATACCTTCCCGGCAGCCGCGCTCAGCATCTCAAGCAGCTCAACGGGCTGATCACGAGTGGGCATACAGGTGCTGACGGCCACCGAAGCGGCCCGGCTCAAGCGGCGTAGCTCCCCCAGGCTCACCTGCAGCAGGCGCAGGCGCTCGGTCAGCTTGACGTTTTCATCATAGAATGTATCCAGCAGGTTGAGCACCAGGACGGGTGCGGTGTTGGCCACCGTCTCGGTGAGCAGGGTTTCCACCTGGTAGCAAGTGAAGGCACGCGCCACACTCACCCGCTCGAGGGCAGATTGGAAGCGGGGGGTGTGCTGGCGTAGCTGGCGGGCCAGGCCATAACCATCGAAGCAGTTGCCTGCGTCCAGCAGGCGCACCGGGCTGGCAACGGCCAGGCGGGCAGTCAGGATGGTCATCAGCTGGCGTTGAGCCCGGTGTGGTGCGATTACCAGGTGTAGCTGGCGGGGGGAAAGCTGAAGAACGCTTTCTGCAGACCTGTCATAGTCATAAGCAGGATATGCTATTGTTTCCATGTCCTGATTATATCAGAACGTTTGTTCTAATTACATTAGAGTTTCCTCAGTCCGAAGTGTTACATAATCTGGCGTATGGGCATTAAATGTGCAACTCTTCCGGTGTGAGTAGCTTCCCGCTCCTTCACTTTCATATGTGTTCTGGTCAGGCTTCAGCCGTCCTGGCGCAGGCTTGGGGCGAGAGGGTCAGGTGTACTTTCCAGCAAAACGTTGATGTAGCAAGGTTGGGCGAATACCCCGAGGCAGCTGTGGCAAAGGAGAAAAAAAACATCCACCCGGTTCTGATGCAGCAGTGATTAGCATTCCTTCTTAATGAAAGAATAAGGATTGCCGATAATTATCCGTGATAAAATCATGCGCTCTCAGTCCGGGAACAATTTTTTAGCTATTTGATTTGATGGATACCTTACTTACTGGCTCTTCGGTTGGCTTGGCCAACAATCATCGGCTGCTTATCCAGCTGCGCGACGTGGTCAAAGTTTATAAGACGGCGGCTGGTGATTTCACCGCGCTAAAAGGCATCACCGCTGATATCCACTCGGGTGAATTCGTTGGGGTGATTGGAAAGTCGGGTGCGGGTAAGACTACCCTACTGAATATGATCACCGGGGCGGATGAGATCACCTCAGGTGAGGTAATTTTTATTCCTCCGGACGGGAAAAGCACCTCGATCCACAACCTGAGTGAAAATTCCCTGGCACTCTGGCGTGGCCGTAACATAGGTATCATTCATCAATCCTTCCAGCTGTTGCCGATGCTCAGCTTGGTTGAAAACATCATGCTGCCAGTAGATTTCTCGGGTAATTATCAGCCGCGGGTGAGCAAAGAACGCGCCTTCCAGCTGCTAAAGCTGGTGGAGCTAGAGGAGCATGCCAGCAAACTGCCAGCATATATATCGGGTGGTCAGAAACAACGTGTGGCAATCGCGCGGGCCCTGGTCAATGATCCTCCTGTTATTGTCGCTGACGAACCCACTGGCAGCCTAGACACCTTGACCGCAGAGACTATTTTCCAGATCTTTGAAATGCTGATCGCCGAGGGACGCACCATCATTATGGTGACTCACGACAATAACCTCGGTCCGCGCTTCACCCGCCGTGTACTTCTCTCTGATGGACAGGTCGAGGCTGATTCTGGGCTCCACATGCTTGCCTTCCAGGAGAAACGGTGAACAGTCCACACACCCCTTCTCTAATTTCATTACGCCAGGTGGTTAAGCGGTATAAAACCTCAGCAGGTGAATACATAGCCCTGCGCAGTGTGAATGTTGATATACCTACCAGCGAGTTTGTTGCAATCGTCGGTAAATCGGGCAGTGGTAAGTCTACATTGCTTAATATGATCACTGGTATTGATCACCCCACCAGTGGTGAAGTAATGGTCAATGGGGTTAATCTTTACAAGATGACCGAAAGTGAACGTGCTTTGTGGCGTGGTACCAACCTGGGGATCGTCTTCCAGTTTTTTCAGCTCATGCCAATGCTTACCTTGTTAGAGAATACCATGCTGCCAATGGATTACTGTAATGTATTTCCTCTAGCAGAGCGCCCTGAGCGCGCTATACAATTACTAAAAATGGTCGGCCTCGAACAGCAAGCCTACAAACTCCCAGCAGCTGTTTCCAGTGGGCAGCAACAAACCGCTGCTATTGCCCGTGCCATGGCAACTGACCCCCCTATTATCGTGGCTGACGAGCCTACCGGTAACCTGGATTCGCGCTCCTCAGACACGATTATCAGCCTGTTCAACCAGTTGGTGGAACAGGGCAAGACAATTATCCTGGTCACGCATGACCCGTCTATCACCAAGCGTACTTATCGCACGCTGATCATCTCAGATGGCGAAATTATCAACGAATCAGTTGCCCTGGCCCTACCCCTGCTTAGCCACTCTCAGATGCTTAAGGTCACTCACCTGGTTAAATCCATGGAGGTTCCTCCAGGTGGGATGATTCTCCACAAAGGTCAGAATGTAGAAAATTTCTTCATAATCGTACGTGGACGAGTCGAGGTGGTACTGGAAAACTCTAATCGGCCAGATATCACCCTGGCCGAGCTGGGTCCAGGTGAATTTTTTGGCGAGATTGAATTAATCTATGGCGGCGACTGTCTTGCTAGCGTACGCGCCGCACCTGATAACCCGGTTGAGCTTGTGGCTCTGCCACATAAGGATTTCGCCGAGATGGTGGTTGGCTCCCCCATGACTCAAGAAGCGCTTTCTCGTATTGTACAAGCCCGCCTGGCGCAGAACCGCTCAGTGGACAAGAAAATCCGGTGGTGGTAACCTGATGAGACCGCGCTGGCGTAAGGTATTTTCTGATTTGTGGGATAACAAGATGCGCACCCTTCTGGTGGTGGCATCTATTGCCATAGGTGTATTCTCAATAGGCATGATTGCAGGGACATATGAGATCATCTCCCAGGATATGGGAGCAAGTTATGCTTCAGCCAATCCTGCCAATATCGTCTTGCATACCGATCCGTACGACGATAACTTGTTGGATTCGATTAAAACTCTTGAAGGTGTGAAGGAAGCTGAGGGCCGCCATATCTTTTCTGCCAGTGTCAGGCTCCCAGGTAGCGATTGGCACAATATCGATCTGGTGGCGATCAAAGATTTTTCAGATACTAACATCAATTTACTGGTTCCTGTTCAGGGTAATCCCATTCCTGAAAATAAGCAGGTGCTGTTAGAAAGCCAGGTTCTGGATGAGCTCTCGGTCAAAGTCGGTGATGTACTGGAATTCCAGCTACCCAACGGCAGAATAAAATCCATGAGCGTGGCTGGTATCGTG
This sequence is a window from Anaerolineales bacterium. Protein-coding genes within it:
- a CDS encoding UbiD family decarboxylase yields the protein MCFMTLRSYIQSLEDSGELQNLSSPVSKTYEMAGVLKQLEPCPVRFEKVKESTFRVMGNLLCTKAALARYLGIDVKEIIPTLADAIGHHSPCPVVNEAPCQEVVTDQPDLDLLPILRHCAMDGGNYISSGVFIARHPRYGQNLDFHRCMQISKTQMAIRVVRGRHFHQYLEETGALDVAVCVGVSPELLIAAATSVELGVDELEIANALSSRCLHEPLNLVHAKSIDLLVPTEVEFVLEGTVYNDRRHTEGPFVDLTETYDIVRDEPIFEVKTITHRKDAFWHALLPGALEHKLLMGMPREPTIFKKVNEVVKCLDVNVNPGGCSWLHAIIQIDKHAEDDGKKAIQAAFAGHRSCKHVFVVDKDIDIYNPQEVEWAFATRFQGDTDLIILPREPGSSLDPSSEVTPVGKHLTTKLGFDLTKPLTTQGKDFEKALFPVVDMAKYLK
- a CDS encoding alanine--glyoxylate aminotransferase family protein, translating into MIPGPVEFEPAVLAAMGEPTTSHLAVDFIEAFSQVLQDLRRVFESPSGQPLLLAGSGTLAMDCAGANLIEPGDKALVVDTGYFSERFALILQRYGAQVQRVTAPPGSRPSLEQVKSTLDADAYKLLTITHVDTSTAVITEVEQLARLGKQYGCLVVVDGVCSVAGEVLMMDKWGVDLALTASQKALGVPPGLAILMIGTQALERFQKRSTPVLNYYADWANWLPIMQAYEARKPSYFGTPPVNLIVAMQVSLKQILAEGMSRRSTRHIAISHACKAGIQALGLTQVPLQPEFAAHTLTAPRYPIGVNGQEFLAKVLAAGVTLAGGLLPSIRSEYFRIGHMGAVTLGDVLATISAIETALEGSGYKFTPGIGIEAARSSGKILSS
- a CDS encoding NrdH-redoxin: MYCTRWCPGCRRARAWFQANNVEYTEVDIDVTPGAADQVKKWANGTRTTPSFDIEGTILVGFDEKKVEAAVKEKITK
- a CDS encoding DUF2892 domain-containing protein translates to MSSLVGRLLRIVAGIALIIIGLAVIHGTGGIILAVIGLVPLVAGLFNFCVFAPLFGGPFFARDIK
- a CDS encoding ABC transporter ATP-binding protein, translating into MDTLLTGSSVGLANNHRLLIQLRDVVKVYKTAAGDFTALKGITADIHSGEFVGVIGKSGAGKTTLLNMITGADEITSGEVIFIPPDGKSTSIHNLSENSLALWRGRNIGIIHQSFQLLPMLSLVENIMLPVDFSGNYQPRVSKERAFQLLKLVELEEHASKLPAYISGGQKQRVAIARALVNDPPVIVADEPTGSLDTLTAETIFQIFEMLIAEGRTIIMVTHDNNLGPRFTRRVLLSDGQVEADSGLHMLAFQEKR
- a CDS encoding cyclic nucleotide-binding protein, translating into MNSPHTPSLISLRQVVKRYKTSAGEYIALRSVNVDIPTSEFVAIVGKSGSGKSTLLNMITGIDHPTSGEVMVNGVNLYKMTESERALWRGTNLGIVFQFFQLMPMLTLLENTMLPMDYCNVFPLAERPERAIQLLKMVGLEQQAYKLPAAVSSGQQQTAAIARAMATDPPIIVADEPTGNLDSRSSDTIISLFNQLVEQGKTIILVTHDPSITKRTYRTLIISDGEIINESVALALPLLSHSQMLKVTHLVKSMEVPPGGMILHKGQNVENFFIIVRGRVEVVLENSNRPDITLAELGPGEFFGEIELIYGGDCLASVRAAPDNPVELVALPHKDFAEMVVGSPMTQEALSRIVQARLAQNRSVDKKIRWW